The Chryseobacterium aureum genome contains a region encoding:
- the lgt gene encoding prolipoprotein diacylglyceryl transferase, whose amino-acid sequence MWDPSKGIHIGSFTLHFYSLMFVFAFGFGYVLMTRIFKIDNINQRYLEPLFTWTLIGTILGARLGHVIFYQPELFKEDFWSVFLPISTKNGFKFTGFSGLASHGATIALIFTTLYYSFKIIRKNPFWVYDRLGIVVALGGAFVRMGNFFNSEIVGKPADPNSPFALLFPQQSSEYGLTVPRYPSQLFEAVGYVLLFILLWILYRKTDKKYQQGWLFGLFFIILWAIRFFVEFLKEPQGDEFIQIGGLNTGQVLSIPFMIAGVVIMIVSKKFKITPEENEKPEYIEKSKKTTGV is encoded by the coding sequence ATATGGGATCCTTCAAAAGGAATCCATATAGGATCTTTCACCCTTCACTTTTATAGTTTGATGTTTGTATTCGCATTTGGTTTCGGATATGTTTTAATGACGAGAATTTTTAAAATCGACAATATCAACCAGAGATACCTGGAACCTCTTTTCACATGGACGCTGATCGGGACTATCCTGGGAGCGAGACTGGGGCATGTTATTTTCTACCAGCCGGAATTATTCAAAGAAGATTTCTGGAGTGTCTTTTTACCCATCAGCACAAAAAACGGGTTTAAGTTTACAGGCTTTTCAGGGCTGGCAAGCCATGGAGCTACCATTGCTTTGATTTTCACAACACTTTATTATTCTTTTAAAATTATCAGAAAAAATCCTTTCTGGGTCTACGACAGATTGGGTATTGTGGTCGCTTTAGGTGGTGCATTCGTAAGAATGGGGAACTTTTTCAACTCTGAAATTGTTGGTAAACCAGCCGATCCCAACTCTCCGTTTGCCTTACTTTTCCCACAGCAAAGCAGTGAATATGGTCTTACGGTACCTCGCTACCCAAGCCAGTTATTTGAAGCTGTAGGATATGTTCTGTTATTTATTTTGTTATGGATTTTATACCGAAAAACGGATAAAAAATACCAGCAGGGTTGGTTATTCGGGCTGTTCTTTATCATTCTCTGGGCCATCAGATTCTTTGTGGAATTCCTGAAAGAGCCACAGGGAGATGAATTTATTCAGATAGGAGGACTGAATACAGGACAGGTTCTTTCTATTCCTTTTATGATTGCAGGAGTTGTGATTATGATTGTTTCTAAGAAATTCAAGATCACTCCGGAAGAAAATGAGAAACCTGAATATATAGAAAAGAGCAAGAAAACTACAGGAGTTTAG
- a CDS encoding DUF2339 domain-containing protein, translating into MNEFVAVIILIIIFIIFNNLNTKIRRLEKEISDLNYKISKNPVASEVIHQKHSTEKTSIPDPIHTHQAYHEEAKEKEREEDILIPVQKDWLTPVFDFLKQNALTIIGIFTLVLGIGYFVKYAIDKNWIGETARAAIGFCTGAGIIITGHFLRKNYTSFASIITGGGIAVLYFTATIAFREYHLFTQNTAFFITALITAASIILSYYYKSEILIIFSLIGGFTAPLMISTGQSNYLFLFIYLTLLNIGMLTASFLQHWKSVGWTAYIFTTAYLFYWTNEHTELLSIIFYLINYVIFYIFALHDYFRKNILSTSDIAILALVNFSNLLGLLYIFDTLGYEPPIIFPLIFAVVNSILLFREYSRKSFGIPYSVFAGLVTSLITAAVAIQFKTHLITSIWAIETTLLLFIWKKTGHPIFKVFFYILFPMVMTAQIVTWSEYLETSDFKILLNPPFITSSFTIASIMANLYLLRNTKQDSEEKTANFFEDLITLVSYGVIYITFLLEITYHISHMPWEAVTSIGILFTIYYIFILLLFRKILNISSTIQTVLIYLLFVLAVLNLAGSVSSIVPAILTKRLSSTLYWLHLLQWTPFIYVCLKVIPSSAFHKRKISYWMMSLALMICISYELHHSYVLMVSHDIPHSYEAGQHFNILYLPVIWTVLASIFIYTGLKKGIQEYNKIGFALVGLMVVKLYAYDVWQMDNISRISAFIALGIILLLSSFTFQRLKNIIRNMVDKKEKTEESTD; encoded by the coding sequence ATGAATGAATTTGTTGCTGTCATAATCCTTATCATAATTTTTATCATTTTCAATAATCTGAATACTAAAATCAGAAGACTTGAGAAGGAAATCTCGGATCTGAACTACAAAATAAGTAAAAATCCGGTTGCGTCTGAAGTCATTCATCAAAAACATTCCACAGAAAAAACCTCTATTCCGGATCCAATACATACTCATCAGGCTTATCATGAAGAGGCAAAAGAAAAAGAAAGAGAAGAAGATATACTTATTCCTGTTCAGAAAGACTGGCTCACTCCTGTTTTTGACTTTTTAAAACAAAACGCGCTTACCATCATAGGAATTTTTACCCTGGTGCTTGGAATTGGTTATTTTGTAAAATATGCAATTGATAAAAACTGGATTGGAGAAACAGCAAGAGCAGCCATTGGCTTCTGTACCGGGGCCGGCATTATTATTACCGGACATTTTCTAAGAAAAAATTATACTTCATTTGCTTCTATTATAACCGGAGGCGGCATTGCCGTTTTGTACTTTACAGCTACCATTGCTTTCCGGGAATACCATCTCTTTACCCAGAATACTGCATTTTTCATTACCGCCCTGATCACTGCTGCTTCTATCATCCTATCCTATTATTACAAAAGTGAAATACTGATTATTTTTTCATTAATAGGCGGCTTTACCGCTCCATTAATGATCAGTACAGGACAAAGCAACTATCTTTTCCTTTTTATTTACCTTACTCTCCTGAATATAGGAATGCTTACGGCTTCTTTCCTTCAGCACTGGAAAAGTGTGGGATGGACGGCTTATATTTTTACGACAGCCTATCTTTTTTACTGGACGAATGAGCATACGGAACTTTTAAGCATTATTTTTTATCTGATTAACTATGTGATTTTCTACATTTTTGCCCTGCATGATTATTTCAGGAAAAATATACTTTCCACCTCTGATATTGCCATACTTGCTTTAGTCAATTTTTCAAATCTCCTGGGGCTGCTTTACATTTTTGACACGTTAGGCTATGAACCGCCCATCATTTTCCCTCTTATTTTTGCAGTTGTAAATTCCATACTGCTATTTAGAGAATATAGCAGAAAAAGCTTTGGTATTCCTTATTCTGTATTTGCAGGACTGGTTACCAGCCTCATCACAGCAGCTGTAGCCATTCAGTTCAAAACCCACCTCATCACGAGTATTTGGGCAATAGAGACCACTCTGCTGCTTTTTATCTGGAAAAAAACAGGACACCCTATTTTCAAGGTTTTCTTCTATATCCTTTTTCCGATGGTGATGACTGCCCAGATTGTAACCTGGTCAGAATATCTGGAGACAAGCGACTTTAAGATCCTTTTGAATCCTCCGTTCATTACCAGTTCATTTACCATAGCTTCTATTATGGCCAATCTATATTTGTTAAGAAACACCAAACAGGACTCTGAAGAAAAAACGGCTAACTTCTTCGAAGATCTCATTACCCTTGTGAGCTACGGAGTTATTTATATTACATTTCTGCTTGAGATCACGTACCACATTTCACATATGCCATGGGAAGCCGTTACCAGCATAGGAATATTATTTACAATCTATTATATTTTCATCTTATTACTTTTCAGAAAAATATTAAATATCAGCAGTACCATACAAACAGTTCTTATTTATCTGCTTTTTGTTCTGGCAGTTCTTAATCTGGCAGGTTCTGTCTCCTCAATTGTCCCGGCCATCTTAACAAAAAGACTGTCTTCAACCCTTTATTGGCTTCATCTGCTTCAGTGGACACCTTTTATATATGTATGCTTAAAGGTTATTCCTTCATCAGCGTTTCACAAACGTAAGATTTCTTACTGGATGATGTCTCTGGCGCTTATGATCTGTATCAGCTATGAACTTCATCATTCTTATGTTTTAATGGTATCCCATGACATTCCTCATTCTTATGAAGCCGGTCAACATTTCAATATCCTCTACCTTCCCGTTATATGGACTGTTCTTGCCAGCATTTTTATCTATACCGGTCTGAAAAAGGGTATTCAGGAATACAATAAAATAGGTTTTGCCCTGGTGGGTCTAATGGTAGTAAAACTGTATGCTTATGATGTATGGCAAATGGATAATATCTCAAGAATAAGTGCTTTTATTGCGCTAGGAATTATTTTACTATTAAGTTCTTTTACATTCCAGCGTCTGAAAAACATCATCCGAAATATGGTTGATAAAAAGGAGAAAACCGAAGAAAGCACAGACTGA
- the yidD gene encoding membrane protein insertion efficiency factor YidD, with amino-acid sequence MKRTFNKIITFPLVILIKFYQWFISPLLPKNCRYEPTCSHYMIESLQVHGIFKGFWLGFKRILRCHPWGGSGYDPVPPKHKCQ; translated from the coding sequence TTGAAACGTACATTCAATAAAATCATTACATTTCCGCTGGTAATTTTGATCAAATTCTACCAATGGTTCATCTCGCCCTTACTTCCCAAAAACTGCCGTTACGAACCTACCTGTTCTCACTATATGATTGAGTCTCTTCAGGTTCATGGGATTTTTAAAGGTTTCTGGCTGGGATTTAAAAGAATTTTAAGATGCCATCCCTGGGGAGGCAGTGGTTATGACCCTGTTCCACCCAAACATAAATGTCAATAA
- a CDS encoding replication-associated recombination protein A yields the protein MNQNIPLAEKLRPKTLNDVLGQEHLTGDKGTIRKMIENNTLNSLILWGPPGTGKTTLAEIISEQSGRKFYKLSAVSSGVKDVRDVIEDAKKQNLFSGKSPILFIDEIHRFNKSQQDSLLHAVEKGWIVLIGATTENPSFEVVSALLSRSQVYILKALSYEKLEELIDIASVRYNKDEGTDFKILEKEAFIQYSGGDARKLINSVELVLNQYKNSATTEIINADVLEVLQETMALYDKNGEQHYDIISAFIKSMRGGDPNGAVYWLARMIAGGEDIKFIARRMLILAAEDVGLANPNALVVANNCFQAINVIGNPEARIILSETAVYLAVSPKSNSAYMAINEALALVKQTGNLPVPLHLRNAPTKLMKDLDYGKEYKYAHSYEGNFVEQDFLPEEIRNVKLYEPGNNSTEKKIYEELRKKWNNKY from the coding sequence TTGAATCAAAATATTCCATTAGCCGAAAAACTGAGACCTAAAACCCTGAACGATGTATTGGGACAGGAACACCTTACCGGCGATAAAGGAACGATCAGAAAAATGATCGAAAATAATACCCTGAATTCGCTTATTCTCTGGGGACCTCCGGGAACCGGGAAAACCACATTGGCGGAAATTATTTCAGAACAGTCTGGGAGGAAGTTTTATAAGCTTTCTGCGGTTTCTTCAGGGGTGAAAGATGTTCGGGATGTCATTGAGGATGCCAAGAAACAGAATCTGTTTTCAGGAAAATCACCCATTTTATTTATTGATGAGATTCACAGGTTTAATAAGTCTCAGCAGGATTCACTGCTGCATGCCGTAGAAAAAGGCTGGATTGTGCTGATTGGAGCTACTACGGAAAACCCCAGCTTTGAAGTGGTTTCCGCTTTGCTTTCAAGAAGCCAGGTTTATATATTAAAGGCGTTAAGCTATGAAAAGCTGGAGGAATTGATTGATATAGCTTCCGTGAGATACAATAAAGATGAAGGGACAGATTTTAAAATTCTTGAAAAAGAAGCTTTCATCCAATATTCCGGAGGGGATGCCCGAAAACTGATCAATTCTGTGGAATTGGTTTTGAACCAGTATAAAAACTCCGCTACAACAGAAATTATTAATGCTGATGTACTCGAAGTTCTTCAGGAGACAATGGCCCTGTACGATAAAAACGGAGAGCAGCATTATGACATCATTTCAGCCTTCATCAAGTCTATGCGTGGCGGAGATCCCAATGGTGCGGTGTATTGGCTGGCGAGAATGATTGCCGGAGGAGAAGATATTAAGTTTATTGCCAGAAGAATGCTTATTCTGGCAGCTGAAGATGTGGGATTGGCCAATCCCAACGCTTTGGTGGTGGCTAATAACTGTTTTCAGGCCATTAATGTGATCGGAAATCCCGAAGCGAGGATTATATTAAGTGAAACGGCCGTATATCTTGCGGTTTCGCCTAAAAGTAATTCTGCTTATATGGCCATCAATGAAGCGTTGGCTTTGGTGAAACAAACGGGAAATCTGCCTGTACCGCTTCACCTGAGAAATGCTCCTACAAAACTGATGAAAGACCTGGATTATGGGAAAGAATATAAATATGCCCATTCTTATGAAGGAAACTTTGTAGAACAGGATTTTCTTCCTGAAGAAATCAGAAATGTGAAACTCTATGAGCCTGGAAATAATTCCACAGAAAAGAAGATTTACGAAGAGCTCAGGAAAAAGTGGAATAACAAATACTAA